In Camelina sativa cultivar DH55 chromosome 16, Cs, whole genome shotgun sequence, a single window of DNA contains:
- the LOC109129454 gene encoding uncharacterized protein LOC109129454, translating to MQICYFRKDPHTPKSLKPKSDLFFLLQTGYKLCVELLNLHGRRGLHARENPPVMLRSCTYPFQILVIIASLGTLSLSNVSSPSCFHDEYKQHALITISTRYDLSKLNSQSSTTVAINLNQWSNITFAQTLVKALPRVVLLVPARSTSLAPSPTPFRLVTLANQSSFDSLLEDLLIILDLTYFNV from the exons ATGCAAATCTGTTATTTCAGGAAAGACCCCCATACACCTAAAAGCTTGAAACCCAagtctgatttattttttctgcTGCAAACCGGCTACAAACTTTGTGTAGAACTTCTTAATCTCCATGGCCGCCGAGGACTTCATGCGAGAGAGAACCCACCTGTTATGTTACGGTCCTGCACTTATCCATTCCAAATCTTGGTTATAATAGCTTCACTTGGGACCTTGAGCTTGTCCAATGTATCATCTCCTTCATGCTTTCATGACGAGTACAAGCAACATGCCCTCATCACCATTTCCACACGCTATGATTTGTCTAAGCTGAACTCTCAATCCTCGACAACTGTAGCAATCAACCTCAACCAATGGAGCAACATCACCTTTGCTCAAACCCTTGTCAAAGCACTACCTCGTGTAGTTCTTCTTGTGCCGGCGAGAAGCACGTCTTTGGCCCCTTCACCAACGCCATTTCGTCTTGTGACACTGGCTAATCAGTCCTCCTTTGACTCGCTCTTGGAAGACTTGTTGATAATCCTTGATCTCACAT ATTTCAATGTCTAA